The Vitis vinifera cultivar Pinot Noir 40024 chromosome 7, ASM3070453v1 genomic interval AAGACAAGaaattatatcaaaatcataaaGGCTTCACCACTATTCCAGAAAGGGAAAAGAACGAATCAAACAAGCAAAGCATCAATTCAAATGCATTTATCTCACGTCCCAACCCTGATTTATTGCATACCTATCAAAATACAAATTTACTGTGTAAGTATTgaatgaataataaattttcaaccaGCCAAACACAACCCTAAGTGGCCCAGAGTTCACCAGAGCAAGCATTGGGGAATGTTGTGAACACcaatttcacaaattaaaaatCATGGAAATATTCTGCATCAtggttttccttttccttcttatttaattatttggaaactatttcgaaaacaatttttaagaataatttttttaatattttctagaataaaagtataaatGTTCTCAGCTCactttcattgtttttaaatattttttttaatataaatgagctcccatttcatttccaatgtttcaaaataattttttaaaaataacttttatttattgtgttttattttatgtataatatttgaaaaaggagtgaaaataattaaaatatattataaaaaacatcacGTTTTTATAATAAGACCATGttccataattattttttaaacaattttataatattttatataacaaaaatatatttaagaatatgaaatgtctttaaaatattattataaaaagaaaatattttatttttaacaattcttcacatttatataattattttttaaaacaacttaaaaaaataaataaaaataactgaaaataattaaaaggtgtttcttaaatattttttctttttaaattatccaacgtgttgtttttttttttttagaataaaaaactgtttatgaaaacaattatcaaataaaacttaaattttcaaaaattgttttttataaaaaaaaaaatgatgaaatgtgttttttttttttcatttttctgtaaaaacataatcaaacatgtttttaacattaaaaCTTCTACAATAGCTTTGATCAAGATGGTCCGAGAATGTGCAAACACAATATTTAGAATTCTCCCACGTGATCTACTTTTGTGGGTAATGTTTGGAATTGAGACTCAACCAGTAAGAGTCCGAAACAGTCAATTTTCAATCCAGTCGCGGTGGTGTTCGAAATCTGAACTGAATTTGAAGCTGCCAGTTctgaaataggaaaaaaaaaacaataattgataataatttatgaGAACCCTTTATTGGGATTCACAAATTTCTCCCTCCCCAAGACCCAATTAAGATCACAGTTCACACAGCCACAGAGAAAGCTCAGAAAAGCATCACCACAGAGCCATGCCCACAACGTGTGAAAATTCAAAGGATATGTATTATGTAGTTCATCTGATTTCTCATCTCAAATCCTTGCctaaatttattgaatttatatcTGGGCAAGAacccatttcttttttccttgtcTTTTCCTGGAGGACGGTAGAAAGTGAAGAAGGATGAATGGCTTGAATGCAATGGATACAGAGATATGGTATTGAGATATATAAATGAGAAATGTCACCCagaaatcaaatcaaatgaGGTTGAACTAAAAGAGCAGACTATGAGCTAATCGAGCATAGAGATTCCAAAAAGATGGTTCCCTTTATGGAAACACTGAAATGGGTGCTGGTGAGCCAATAAATGAGTTAGttgaaacaaaaatgaaaaatttagtTCGCTGCTCATACCTACCAGCTTCAGGTCACCTAACTGCTACTGGTTTAATGGGTCCTAGAGGATGTCCTTCCTTGACTTTGAATCAGAAAGTTATTATGATTTTATGGACTGTTTATGAAAATAGAAGTGCATGAGCAAGCAGGGAGGATCATAAAGTGAAGATTTTGTAATTGACCCATGGAGGCTCCTTTCCACACTATCAAAGTTGTGTTCACACCTGACCTAAGAGAGATGGTCACATGATACTCAGGGCATTTGATGTGGAAGTGACAACAATTGGTCAACTAATGGCTTTTATGAAAAGGTTCAGCAAAATATTGGGAAAATGACATTGTAGTAAAAactagaaagaaaagaaaagtgattATAGGACATGACCAACTGGGGGAAATGTAAGAGTAGATTAATAGTTGATAACTGATGAGAAGACTAGATTGAGAATGTTTCCTGTGTCCAAAGAGGAGGAGAGATATTGATGTGAAGGCATGAACTAGTATGATCTTATTAGCTGAAGGTGATCAAAAGGGAAGAATGAGAACAAGTGTACCTGGACCTCTTTACACTGCTGGACTTCCCAGAAGAGGTGGTAAGAAACTGCAGAGTGGCATGGCAGATACTaaaatgaggcatattcttgaTGTCTATCAGCTTTATGTTTGGTCCCCTGCCTTTGATGTTGAGGGAGAAATTGACAGCAAAGCTAAACTTCATAACTTAATGATTTGCATTAGGGGTTTCTCCATATTTGAAAGAGAAATGAATCTTGGTAGCAGGCCCTTATTCCAGCATAACTCTAAATCCTCTGACATGAGCATATGTCCAATTTGAAATCTAAGATCATTCCCTTCAAAATCACTGCACAGATGTTTGACAAGaatataactaaataaataaataacatagatTCTAGTTGAATAATCAGAACAGTGTTGAGAACAATACAGCTTCATCTGCAATCCTCCCCCATAAACATTCTGGTGAAAGATGATTGGCCGATGTTCGTTCTATAAATCCACTCCTATATCGTTTTAGCTCAACTTAAAGATCATGTGCCCACTTGTCCCAAACCAACCAAGGAAGTGAGCATCGGTTGGTGGCTTGACTAGTTATTTTGAATCAACTAGAGAAGCAGAGCCAGCCTAATCTCACACCAATGCAAATGATTATGATAACAACTTTCATATGATCCCCagaggaaaaaaatcaaatgtgttGCATATACACTGATGGTCAATGTAAGAAGAGACAGAAGGGTGAGGATCACTTTTCTCCTGCCTGAGGCTTTCTACTTCAAATTGCTTTATAGTAATCTGCAGCAGCACTACAAGCAGAAACCAAACCAGCCATCCCAACAACCTGTTTCCAACTCCGCGTCCTAGCAGCAACAGTTGCCCCAGCTACAGCACCAGCAATAAAACCATTCACCTGTAAGAAGGGAAGAAAAACCCTTGATTCCTTGACCAGTACATTACTGAGATATGTCCATATCACAACACTTCCAAGATATAGAAATATCAATGTTCTTCTAATGCTAAAGAATGCCTAAATACATGACTAATGACCCCACTGTATGATAAGTGAAGTGAACAACCAACACACAGTCCACTGTCCAAGAATGGCGTAATGGATACACAAATAAGTTaagatttttatcttttaagcacCTTAAGATTCACAGGTCCCTAAAGTACGCTCAAAATTTAAAGATGTAGATCTCGAGTTTTGTACTGATATGCTTGATTGTCTTGACATGATCAAGCCATTCCTTGTTGAAAAGGTTTGAATATAAAAGATATGCGACTAACCCAATCATTCTGCCTCCGGTGTCTTTGAACCAcacagcgagtaccggaaaaaacTCCAGCAACAAGTCCTAATGattaagagaaaatagaaatgcaTGCCATGAGATTGAAATAAGTTGGAATAACTAGCAAATGCTCCAAGAAGCACCAAAACAGGTGATGAGAGGGGCACTTAGACAtagaatagataaaaataaagcacAATTAATGAGAGAACCTGAGATGGGAATGAccaaaaacaagtaaaaacaataaaGAGAATTAACAGGAAAAACATTACCACAGATGCCACATGGGTTAAAGAAAACTTTGCAATGCActttgaagaaaacaaatttgcCATTACTAATTGCAAAAACGTGTTTACAGATCAGATGGTCATGTGGTGCAGTATAATAAATCAAGTTAATcacttttatctttaaattaatcATTTCCCAATGACAGCACTGCCAACTTGGAAGAACAAATTCCAATTGCAAAGTCACACACTCAACATCTTCCTTAGTAGCATGGTACAGAATATCCTAAATGCATACCTAAGATAGAGCTACAGTAAGCTATCTATAAGATTTCCTTAGCTTACAGGATATTTTTACATGTCACAAACACCACACGGTTTCCCCTGACATCAACAATCCATTGACATCCGCAGACAAATCAAAATCATCACGGATAGCCAAACAAAGCCTTTCTAAGCTTTTATGATAATAAAGCTCAACCGTTCAGTTCCCATGTGAAGCAGTTAAAGATGCCATAAACAGACAGGAATATCAATATCAAGAAGGCCTAAAACTCCATGCACATTTGATGCATTCAATTCCTGCCAAATGCTCTTATCAATTTGATTACTTGGCTTGCAACAACATGTATAGCAAATGTAAACACAAATGTGCAAGTTTTGATCATGACAGAAAAGACCTCTAGAGGGTTTATATAATTTTCAACGAAATTGAAAAACCACAAACTCAATCAAAGATGTGCTTATAATTACCGCACTGAAAGCTGATTTTGCCTACTGACTTTGCCTGCAATTACAAGTAAAACAATGAAACAATCAGATTGAATTCCAAAATTTGCACTGAAAAATGGACTGAGAATCAACTTCAGTTAAATGTTTCTAACCACAAATGCAGTGCGAGAGAGACCAGTGAGACCTGTATTTGAAAAAACGCAAAAACTAAAGCAGGTTCAACAGATTTTAGCCCAAATTAACGAACTTGATTGTAGCAATTATTCAAATTCAATCGAACCCTTTGATTGATGCAATAAAGGGAGAGATTTATCACCTTTTTTACTTGCATCGTATGGGCTCATACATAACCCCCAGATTGCTCCAGCCTGAAATTTTGAATCGATTCAACGTAAAGAGAAGTTCTGAGAAAAATGAGAATGACGGGGGTGAGTACAGAAGAGTTTGTTACTGTTCCAACTCGGAGGATGGAATCGACGGCGAGAGAAGAGCACGGAACGAAGCCCTCGAAGTCTCCCTCCATTCTTCAGTCAGGGAAGATGCGAACAAGTCATGGCCGCCATTGGCGTGGCTTCTGGGGAAAGTTTGAAGTGATGAAGGAATGCTAAAACGACGTCGTTGGCTACAAACGACACCGTTTCTACGTTCCCCGCCTTGCTCCTTTTTCACCCAAGCGCAccgttttccaaattttctccTTCTGCACCCGCCCCTAAAACGACGTCGCTTTGTTCCAAACCAAACGACGtcctttgatttggatgcatCCAGAATTTTCGGTATAAAAATTAGAAgcttttattcaaaaaaatatatctataaaaattattttaaaatttgaggaaataattttttttaatatcttaatttttaaacaattttaaaaatcattagtttccATATAAACTTTACATTTTAGATAAAAGTTactatgg includes:
- the LOC100253678 gene encoding outer envelope pore protein 16-4, chloroplastic, with the protein product MEGDFEGFVPCSSLAVDSILRVGTAGAIWGLCMSPYDASKKGLTGLSRTAFVAKSVGKISFQCGLVAGVFSGTRCVVQRHRRQNDWVNGFIAGAVAGATVAARTRSWKQVVGMAGLVSACSAAADYYKAI